The Fictibacillus arsenicus genome contains a region encoding:
- the pstA gene encoding phosphate ABC transporter permease PstA, which produces MSLINKESVKKRMGSRVAANGFAKFLFILATSFSLLVLGVLIYRILAEGLPYLSLDFITNFASRMPERAGIWAALVGTIWIMAVTAPVSFILGVGTAIYLEEYAKKNAFTKFIQVNIANLAGVPSIVFGLLGLTIFVRLAGLGSSVLAGGLTMSLLILPVIVVASQEAIRTVPREIREASFGMGATKWQTIRRIVFPAALPGILTGTILALSRAVGETAPLLVLGALAYVAFVPENLFSQFTVLPIQLYNWTSRPQEDFHMLAASGIIILMIILLIMNSIAVYIRNKFHKRF; this is translated from the coding sequence ATGAGTTTAATTAATAAAGAATCGGTTAAGAAAAGAATGGGGAGCAGAGTTGCTGCCAACGGGTTTGCCAAGTTTCTTTTTATTCTTGCAACTAGTTTTTCTTTACTTGTTTTAGGCGTATTGATCTATAGAATTTTAGCAGAAGGATTGCCATATTTAAGTCTGGATTTTATTACAAATTTTGCTTCAAGAATGCCTGAACGTGCTGGTATATGGGCAGCACTTGTAGGTACCATATGGATTATGGCCGTTACGGCTCCTGTTTCGTTTATTCTTGGAGTCGGAACAGCAATTTATCTAGAAGAATATGCAAAGAAAAATGCATTTACAAAATTTATTCAAGTAAATATTGCTAACTTAGCTGGCGTACCATCTATTGTTTTTGGTCTTTTGGGACTAACGATTTTTGTTAGATTAGCGGGATTAGGTTCAAGTGTACTTGCAGGTGGTTTGACAATGAGTTTATTAATTCTCCCTGTCATCGTAGTTGCATCTCAAGAGGCAATCAGAACCGTACCAAGAGAAATTAGGGAAGCTTCTTTCGGAATGGGAGCAACAAAATGGCAAACCATCAGAAGAATTGTATTCCCTGCCGCACTTCCTGGAATTCTCACAGGTACAATCTTAGCTTTATCACGTGCAGTAGGGGAAACTGCTCCTTTATTGGTATTAGGGGCATTAGCGTATGTAGCGTTTGTACCAGAAAATCTATTTTCGCAGTTTACTGTGCTTCCGATACAGCTATATAACTGGACGAGCAGACCTCAAGAAGACTTCCATATGCTTGCAGCAAGCGGAATTATCATCTTGATGATTATCTTGCTCATCATGAATTCAATCGCTGTATACATTCGAAATAAATTTCACAAACGCTTCTAA
- the pstC gene encoding phosphate ABC transporter permease subunit PstC → MVSREKSNQKSIRSMIQENKSTRSQSAVMEKVVPKIFLICAVISIFTTLGIVFTLLTETFTFFNRISIVEFFTNTHWFPFTADKNADYGILALVMGTLTVTAIAMVVAIPVGLAAAIYLSEYASAKTRKFIKPILEVLAGIPTIVYGFFALTFVTPLLDSIIPGGISIFNALSPGIVVGIMIIPMIASLSEDAMNAVPNSMREGALALGATRFEVAMKVVLPAALSGVIASFVLGISRAIGETMIVTIAGGSRPTADIDVTESIQTMTAYIVQVSQGDTGYGTTIYYSIYAVGMTLFVFTLIMNLLAQFISRKFREEY, encoded by the coding sequence TAAATCCACTAGAAGTCAATCTGCGGTAATGGAAAAGGTAGTACCAAAAATATTTTTGATATGTGCAGTTATATCTATTTTCACAACATTAGGTATCGTTTTTACACTGTTAACAGAAACTTTTACATTTTTTAACCGAATCTCAATAGTCGAATTTTTCACGAATACACACTGGTTTCCTTTCACGGCGGATAAAAATGCTGATTACGGTATTCTCGCACTTGTAATGGGTACTCTTACAGTAACGGCTATCGCAATGGTAGTTGCAATTCCAGTTGGTCTTGCCGCTGCGATTTATTTAAGTGAATATGCTTCAGCAAAAACACGGAAATTTATTAAACCTATATTAGAAGTTTTAGCAGGTATACCTACAATTGTATACGGATTTTTTGCTCTTACTTTTGTTACTCCATTATTGGATAGCATTATTCCTGGGGGAATCTCGATTTTTAATGCGTTAAGTCCCGGTATTGTGGTTGGAATTATGATTATTCCGATGATCGCTTCTCTATCAGAGGATGCAATGAATGCTGTTCCGAATTCGATGCGAGAAGGTGCTTTGGCACTTGGAGCAACACGTTTTGAAGTTGCAATGAAAGTCGTACTCCCAGCTGCTCTTTCAGGGGTAATCGCATCATTCGTATTAGGAATTTCCCGTGCAATCGGTGAAACGATGATCGTTACGATTGCTGGTGGTTCTAGACCTACAGCAGATATTGATGTTACAGAATCTATTCAGACAATGACTGCGTATATCGTCCAAGTAAGCCAAGGAGATACTGGCTATGGGACGACAATTTATTACAGTATATATGCGGTAGGGATGACATTGTTTGTGTTCACGTTAATCATGAATTTACTTGCTCAGTTTATTTCCCGCAAGTTTAGGGAGGAATATTAA